The proteins below come from a single Tenuifilum thalassicum genomic window:
- a CDS encoding SOS response-associated peptidase — translation MCFTLSIQVEKHRLEKVLNAKFSVDYRFEPFYFVSAFDFPTIPVLSSQKPDIFTPMTWGLIPHWIKSSYEAQSIKSKTLNARFESILEKPSFKHSAKNNRCIIPATGFFEWQHIGSKKIPWFIAPQKGEIMQLAGIYSTWTNHETGENTDTFSIITVPANPLLEKIHNTKKRMPAILKPELAKAWLDSNLKTNNYSEILKPIEQEYLNAYTVSPIVSNPKNNRNTPDVLKPYSYPEQQSLF, via the coding sequence ATGTGTTTCACACTTAGCATACAGGTTGAAAAACATCGACTTGAGAAGGTATTAAATGCCAAGTTCAGCGTTGATTATCGCTTTGAACCATTCTACTTTGTTTCTGCATTCGATTTTCCTACAATTCCAGTTTTATCCTCCCAAAAACCAGACATTTTTACGCCCATGACCTGGGGCTTGATACCACATTGGATTAAAAGCTCATATGAAGCACAATCAATTAAGAGCAAAACACTTAATGCTCGATTTGAAAGTATTCTTGAAAAGCCATCGTTCAAACATTCGGCTAAAAACAACCGGTGTATTATTCCTGCAACTGGATTTTTTGAGTGGCAGCATATTGGCAGTAAAAAGATTCCATGGTTTATAGCACCCCAAAAAGGCGAAATAATGCAACTTGCAGGAATTTATAGCACATGGACTAACCACGAAACAGGAGAAAATACAGATACATTTAGCATTATAACAGTCCCTGCAAACCCTTTGCTTGAGAAGATACACAATACCAAAAAAAGAATGCCTGCAATACTAAAACCAGAGCTAGCCAAAGCATGGCTTGATTCAAATTTAAAAACAAACAACTATTCAGAAATTTTAAAACCAATTGAACAGGAATACCTTAATGCCTACACCGTTTCACCAATTGTCTCAAATCCAAAAAATAACAGGAATACTCCCGATGTATTAAAGCCCTACTCCTACCCAGAACAGCAATCGCTATTTTGA
- the sucD gene encoding succinate--CoA ligase subunit alpha — protein MSVLVNKNSRVIVQGFTGGEGTFHASQMIEYGTNVVGGVTPGKGGQTHLDRPVFNTVAEAVKETSADVSVIFVPPAFAADGIMEAAAAGIKVIVCITEGIPTNDMVKVKHYLADYPETRLVGPNCPGVITPEEAKVGIMPGFIHKKGHIGVVSRSGTLTYEAVDQLTKLGLGQSTCIGIGGDPIIGTTTLDAVKLLMADPDTHGIVMIGEIGGSMETDAARWIKENGTKPVVGFIAGQTAPKGRRMGHAGAIIGGADDTAAAKMKIMRECGIHVVESPANIGQTMKEALK, from the coding sequence ATGAGCGTATTAGTCAATAAAAACTCACGTGTAATAGTTCAAGGCTTTACCGGAGGTGAGGGCACTTTTCATGCATCGCAGATGATTGAGTATGGCACAAATGTGGTAGGTGGTGTAACACCTGGAAAGGGTGGACAAACCCATTTGGATAGGCCAGTATTTAATACCGTTGCCGAAGCCGTTAAGGAAACAAGTGCCGATGTTTCGGTTATTTTTGTTCCGCCTGCTTTTGCTGCCGATGGTATAATGGAGGCTGCTGCTGCAGGTATTAAGGTGATAGTTTGCATTACCGAGGGCATCCCCACAAACGATATGGTTAAGGTGAAACATTACCTTGCCGATTACCCCGAAACCCGGTTGGTAGGACCAAACTGCCCGGGTGTAATAACACCCGAGGAGGCTAAGGTTGGTATTATGCCAGGTTTTATTCACAAAAAGGGTCACATTGGCGTGGTTTCACGTTCTGGTACATTAACCTATGAGGCTGTTGACCAGCTTACCAAACTAGGACTGGGTCAAAGTACCTGTATAGGAATTGGTGGCGACCCCATTATTGGAACTACAACCCTTGATGCCGTTAAACTACTTATGGCCGACCCCGATACACACGGAATTGTTATGATTGGCGAAATTGGTGGTAGCATGGAAACCGATGCTGCTCGCTGGATTAAGGAGAATGGAACTAAACCTGTAGTTGGTTTTATTGCAGGGCAAACTGCACCTAAAGGTCGCCGTATGGGGCATGCGGGTGCTATAATTGGCGGTGCCGATGATACTGCTGCTGCTAAAATGAAGATTATGCGTGAATGCGGAATTCATGTAGTTGAATCGCCTGCCAATATAGGCCAAACAATGAAAGAGGCTCTCAAGTAA
- a CDS encoding DUF481 domain-containing protein, whose translation MKKAIILLMLVLLFHLSESQVLHTESFAVILDTSKTIKGSFTPDFKFQNLKKDLLEFENTTDITFKFKGNAITIANKIELSKYGKETLLSGGFLYMEYRRIIEKRRLVLEPYAQMHWSDPRGLELKYASGFNFRYRLYYKNLIGMYIGSGPFYEFERWNYDGVPDELLPPNPQKIEKQDFKIGSYISFKWKTPINLDIDISLYHQSKLNEFFYTPRLASSSSIKYNFTDHLGLIVQYQTIYDYAPVVPIDKLFNVLSTTIEVSF comes from the coding sequence ATGAAAAAAGCCATTATCTTATTAATGTTGGTATTGCTTTTCCACCTATCGGAATCACAGGTGTTACATACCGAGAGTTTTGCAGTTATACTTGATACAAGCAAAACGATAAAAGGAAGTTTTACTCCAGATTTCAAGTTTCAAAACCTTAAGAAAGATCTTCTTGAATTTGAAAACACAACCGATATCACATTTAAATTTAAAGGGAATGCTATTACTATAGCCAATAAGATAGAACTTTCTAAATATGGCAAAGAGACACTACTGAGTGGAGGTTTTCTATACATGGAATATCGAAGGATAATAGAAAAAAGGCGACTTGTTTTGGAACCTTATGCCCAAATGCATTGGTCCGATCCTCGTGGCCTGGAGTTGAAGTATGCTTCTGGTTTCAATTTTCGATACCGACTCTATTATAAAAACCTTATTGGAATGTACATTGGCTCAGGTCCTTTTTATGAGTTTGAACGATGGAATTACGATGGTGTTCCTGACGAGTTGTTACCACCAAATCCACAAAAGATTGAAAAACAAGATTTTAAGATAGGAAGTTATATTAGTTTCAAATGGAAAACTCCAATAAATTTAGATATTGACATTAGCCTTTACCATCAGAGTAAGCTAAATGAATTTTTCTATACACCTAGACTTGCTAGCAGCTCAAGTATAAAATATAATTTTACCGATCATTTAGGTCTTATAGTTCAATATCAAACTATATATGATTATGCACCTGTTGTTCCAATAGATAAACTTTTCAATGTGTTGTCAACTACTATTGAAGTTTCATTTTAA
- a CDS encoding YncE family protein: protein MKRNVILLAALFAFSAFGLVSCDNDDSEPGRFEKGAFVLNEGAFGSSNASVSWVSYNTDSTVNGVFKSVNSRPLGDVLQSAIKSKGKIYLVVNNSGKVEVVNSADFMQAGVIENLNNPRYAAVADDNIYISQWNGWGQNGAVMVYNTSTLTKVDSIPVGSGAEGIIYAAGRIWVANSGGFGTDSTIFVINPSTNKVEDTLYVGFCPKEMVTDANGKIWAICSGTTIYDANWNIVGSKPSSLVVINPNTKEVEKTIALFDSKHPSHIDISPDKQTIYFGGGYGFNGIFSISINATSIPEQPSILGSYYGFNVNPNNGDIYCLEAPSFTGAGVLKVYASDFTGPKKEVEVGIGPNGVIFN from the coding sequence ATGAAAAGAAACGTAATTTTATTAGCTGCATTATTCGCTTTTTCAGCATTTGGATTGGTGTCGTGCGATAACGACGACTCGGAACCAGGAAGGTTTGAAAAAGGTGCATTTGTTTTAAACGAGGGTGCTTTTGGGAGTTCAAACGCATCGGTTAGCTGGGTAAGCTATAACACCGATTCAACTGTTAATGGTGTTTTTAAAAGCGTTAACAGTCGCCCATTAGGTGATGTTTTACAAAGTGCGATTAAGTCAAAGGGTAAAATCTACCTTGTTGTTAACAATTCTGGCAAGGTTGAAGTGGTTAATAGCGCCGACTTTATGCAAGCAGGTGTAATTGAGAACCTAAATAATCCTCGCTATGCTGCTGTAGCCGATGATAATATCTATATTTCCCAATGGAATGGTTGGGGACAAAATGGGGCTGTAATGGTGTATAACACATCTACCTTAACCAAAGTAGACTCTATACCTGTTGGTTCAGGAGCCGAAGGTATAATTTACGCAGCTGGCCGTATTTGGGTTGCTAATAGCGGTGGTTTTGGAACAGATTCCACCATTTTTGTAATCAACCCAAGCACTAATAAGGTTGAGGATACTCTATATGTTGGTTTTTGTCCAAAAGAGATGGTTACCGATGCAAATGGTAAGATTTGGGCAATTTGCTCTGGTACTACCATTTATGATGCCAACTGGAATATAGTTGGAAGCAAACCATCATCGTTGGTTGTGATTAATCCTAATACCAAAGAGGTGGAAAAGACTATCGCATTATTTGATAGTAAGCATCCTTCGCATATTGATATTAGCCCTGATAAACAAACTATTTACTTTGGAGGCGGATACGGTTTTAATGGTATCTTTAGCATTTCAATTAATGCTACCTCAATTCCTGAACAACCTTCAATTTTAGGTTCGTACTACGGATTTAATGTAAATCCTAACAATGGCGATATCTATTGCCTCGAAGCACCTAGCTTCACTGGAGCAGGCGTTTTAAAAGTATATGCAAGCGATTTTACTGGTCCTAAGAAAGAGGTTGAAGTTGGTATTGGCCCTAATGGTGTAATTTTCAACTAA
- a CDS encoding DUF4384 domain-containing protein translates to MMRKIILVLLLQLGLTVSAQDAIKVENATGRQIIAGSTSEEEARVKAIAQAKVDALRKAGVAEHIQSYEMLYKSEVNNKFDEVFMSDMLSEIRGAVRKYEIVKIDKGIDEFQNFYVEATIKAEVILYNKGKDPAFQVSIDGIKQGYQSGEKMKYSVTPTQDCYLNIFNLYENNASLIYPNQYEKSRLFKAGETVTFPLSDLIDGYTLEKSTSEPEKNKLVFVFTKEDIPYINFKLNQEGDQITSFEDISAWLFSISPDRRVNYFVQFVIY, encoded by the coding sequence ATGATGAGAAAGATTATACTGGTTCTGCTGCTTCAACTTGGGCTTACAGTTTCAGCACAAGATGCTATTAAAGTTGAAAATGCCACAGGCAGGCAAATAATTGCAGGAAGTACAAGCGAGGAAGAAGCACGAGTTAAGGCAATCGCACAAGCCAAAGTCGATGCCCTTCGCAAGGCAGGAGTTGCCGAACATATCCAATCGTATGAAATGCTATATAAGAGCGAGGTTAACAATAAGTTTGACGAGGTATTCATGAGCGATATGCTTTCTGAAATAAGAGGAGCGGTAAGAAAATATGAGATAGTAAAAATTGATAAGGGCATTGACGAATTTCAAAACTTTTACGTAGAGGCAACCATTAAAGCCGAGGTAATTCTATACAACAAAGGCAAAGACCCTGCGTTCCAGGTTAGTATCGATGGAATTAAACAGGGATATCAGAGTGGTGAAAAAATGAAGTATTCGGTTACACCGACTCAAGATTGCTATCTCAACATTTTCAACCTTTACGAGAATAATGCCTCGCTTATTTACCCTAACCAGTATGAGAAAAGTAGATTGTTTAAGGCAGGTGAAACGGTAACTTTTCCGTTAAGCGACCTAATTGATGGTTATACCCTTGAAAAAAGTACTAGTGAACCTGAAAAGAACAAGCTCGTATTTGTTTTTACAAAAGAGGATATCCCATATATCAACTTCAAGCTGAATCAGGAAGGGGATCAAATCACCTCGTTTGAGGATATTTCGGCTTGGCTATTCAGCATATCGCCCGACAGAAGAGTAAACTATTTTGTTCAGTTTGTTATTTACTAG
- the trpB gene encoding tryptophan synthase subunit beta, producing the protein MLKYNGRYGEYGGAYIPDVLAKPLEKLASEFEKLARTSTFQHELIYLLKQYVGRPSPLYRASRLSEYIGSTIYLKREDLNHTGAHKINNTIGQVLVAKHMGAKEIIAETGAGQHGVATATAAALMGIPCKVFMGAKDAERQALNVRRMKLLGAEVITTTMGTATLKDAVDAALMYYVDHPDSFYLLGSQVGPHPYPKMVGYFQSVIGNEAREQILDQEGRLPNSIFACAGGGSNAIGLFSGFLEDAEVEIFGAEGGGLGKPGYTAATLSYGKPGVFQGTYSYCLVDENGNPCESHSVAAGLDYPGISPQHAYLKDTGRAKYFPVSDDEALKAFELLSQLEGIIPAIESSHAVALAAKLLKNKKQLAIVNLSGRGDKDVEREF; encoded by the coding sequence ATGTTAAAGTATAATGGACGTTACGGAGAGTATGGTGGTGCATATATACCTGATGTTTTGGCAAAGCCATTGGAAAAACTTGCATCAGAGTTCGAAAAACTTGCTAGAACATCTACTTTCCAACATGAGTTAATCTACCTGTTAAAACAGTACGTTGGGAGGCCATCGCCACTGTATAGGGCAAGCCGACTATCGGAGTATATTGGTTCAACCATCTACCTGAAACGAGAGGACCTAAACCATACCGGAGCACATAAAATAAACAACACAATAGGTCAGGTCCTGGTTGCCAAGCATATGGGTGCTAAGGAGATAATAGCAGAAACTGGAGCCGGCCAGCATGGAGTAGCAACAGCCACTGCCGCAGCACTCATGGGAATACCTTGCAAGGTGTTTATGGGCGCTAAGGATGCCGAGCGTCAGGCGCTGAATGTAAGGCGAATGAAATTGCTGGGTGCCGAGGTTATCACCACAACCATGGGAACGGCAACGTTAAAGGACGCTGTTGATGCGGCATTAATGTACTATGTAGATCATCCCGATTCGTTTTACTTGCTAGGCTCACAGGTGGGACCACACCCCTACCCTAAAATGGTTGGATATTTTCAAAGCGTAATAGGAAACGAGGCTCGAGAACAAATCCTTGATCAGGAAGGACGCCTACCCAATTCAATATTTGCTTGCGCAGGAGGAGGCTCTAACGCCATAGGCCTATTCTCAGGATTTTTAGAAGATGCAGAGGTAGAGATTTTTGGAGCAGAAGGAGGAGGCTTAGGTAAGCCTGGTTATACCGCAGCAACGCTATCGTATGGAAAACCAGGAGTTTTCCAGGGGACTTACTCCTACTGCCTGGTCGATGAAAATGGCAACCCTTGTGAATCGCATTCAGTGGCTGCAGGATTAGATTACCCTGGCATTAGTCCACAGCACGCCTATCTTAAAGATACGGGGCGCGCTAAATACTTCCCTGTTTCCGATGATGAGGCTTTAAAAGCATTTGAGCTGCTATCGCAACTGGAAGGAATCATTCCTGCAATTGAATCGAGTCATGCGGTTGCACTCGCTGCCAAACTGCTTAAAAATAAAAAACAGCTTGCCATTGTTAACCTATCGGGTCGTGGCGACAAGGATGTTGAAAGAGAATTTTAG
- a CDS encoding NAD(P)-dependent malic enzyme yields the protein MGKVNIKLERLGEMFPESWNEEQRAKGKTLFLKHLSENAHRHYGGKIQTVPKAPVPGFNWFNVWYTPGVSKVSTTIRDNNDASFELTNRGNLVAVVSDSTRVLGDGDCTPPGGLGVMEGKAFLMKYLGGVDAVALCVDSKGKDGKNDPDKIIEFVKMCQHSFGAVNLEDISQPNCYKVLDVLREECVIPVWHDDAQGTACVTLAGLLNALKLTQKKLSDVRIVFYGAGASNTTIARLIIADGGDPKKMVMFDSKGALHKNREDIKADSRFYRKWEICEQTNPDCIETMEEAMKGADVLISLSKPGPDTIKQEWIRLMASKAIVFTCANPVPEIYPYAAKEAGAYIVATGRGDFPNQVNNSLGFPGILKGALLVRASKITDNMAIAAAHSLANYAEKRGIDPDNIVPTMDEADVFPVEAADVAVQAVKDGVARKPMTWDEAYEIAKRDIEYSRTMVKSLHENGFITDPPAEMLEEALEWTIKQIEGK from the coding sequence ATGGGTAAGGTAAATATTAAACTCGAGCGTCTTGGCGAAATGTTCCCAGAAAGTTGGAACGAAGAACAACGTGCCAAAGGGAAAACACTATTTCTAAAACACCTAAGTGAGAATGCTCATCGCCACTATGGTGGTAAGATTCAAACCGTACCCAAAGCGCCAGTACCTGGATTTAACTGGTTTAACGTATGGTACACTCCTGGTGTGTCGAAGGTTTCAACAACCATAAGAGATAACAACGATGCTTCATTTGAGCTCACAAATAGGGGTAACCTAGTTGCTGTTGTAAGCGATTCTACTCGCGTATTAGGCGATGGCGACTGTACCCCTCCTGGTGGATTGGGAGTGATGGAAGGAAAAGCCTTTCTGATGAAATACCTAGGTGGAGTTGATGCTGTTGCTCTTTGTGTTGATAGTAAAGGTAAAGATGGGAAAAACGATCCCGATAAAATTATCGAGTTTGTGAAGATGTGCCAACACAGCTTTGGGGCTGTAAACCTTGAGGACATTTCTCAACCCAACTGCTACAAGGTTCTTGATGTTCTTAGGGAAGAATGCGTAATACCCGTTTGGCACGATGATGCCCAAGGCACTGCATGTGTTACACTAGCGGGCTTACTAAATGCATTAAAACTTACCCAAAAGAAGCTAAGCGATGTTCGTATTGTTTTTTATGGTGCAGGAGCATCAAACACAACCATAGCTCGCCTTATAATTGCCGATGGTGGCGACCCAAAGAAAATGGTAATGTTTGACTCAAAGGGAGCCCTTCATAAAAACAGAGAGGATATTAAAGCCGATTCCCGTTTTTACCGCAAATGGGAGATATGCGAGCAAACCAACCCCGACTGCATAGAGACCATGGAGGAGGCCATGAAAGGTGCCGACGTGCTGATATCTCTCTCAAAACCTGGTCCCGATACCATTAAACAAGAATGGATAAGGCTAATGGCTAGCAAAGCCATAGTTTTTACCTGTGCTAACCCCGTTCCTGAGATTTACCCTTATGCTGCAAAAGAAGCAGGTGCATATATTGTGGCAACAGGACGTGGCGATTTTCCTAACCAGGTTAACAACTCTCTAGGCTTCCCTGGAATACTAAAAGGTGCGCTTCTTGTAAGAGCATCAAAAATTACCGATAACATGGCCATAGCTGCGGCACACTCACTGGCAAACTACGCGGAAAAGCGAGGTATTGACCCCGATAATATTGTTCCAACCATGGACGAGGCTGATGTATTCCCCGTTGAGGCAGCCGATGTGGCAGTTCAGGCTGTAAAGGATGGCGTGGCTCGTAAACCTATGACCTGGGACGAAGCATACGAAATTGCCAAAAGGGACATTGAGTATTCTCGCACTATGGTTAAATCGCTCCATGAAAATGGCTTTATTACCGACCCACCAGCAGAGATGCTTGAAGAAGCCCTTGAATGGACCATTAAGCAGATTGAAGGAAAATAA
- a CDS encoding tetratricopeptide repeat protein, which yields MKRLATFFLLVIFSTLLFGQANNEILTNFAFGRYSEVIEQINKQEQNTELLQLKAMAFEGLKLYDSAITCYQNLYSADSLWALKGLARCYENAGIPTKAIEMYKMILSVDSTNQQLRLNYALLLKKSLYDNQALQQFKTLVGLDSTNAKYWDLLGDQYKKMKLNIEATTAYYNANNLNPNDIEVATKYYRMLTISNVPASIVYEMVLETYQKDSTYLPLLMLKGKLESDMKNYSSSLKTFTQITALGDSSFFTLKYYGMALHAQGYFFDAESVLKKAYSLDSSDYLLNFVYAKTLTNIGESDLAVNILERTIKNLYPPNDLIATFYESLGDVFKMRSKYDLAEKNYLKAMELNKKKELDCLSKLLQCKLNQKDYISADEIVSKYDSIATLTYANDSDQLSRAKQEVQHYKERIKYEQFFMDEDIKKVLSDTSKNKLFNEEF from the coding sequence ATGAAACGATTAGCAACTTTTTTCCTATTAGTAATTTTTTCAACATTACTATTTGGTCAAGCGAATAACGAAATTCTAACAAATTTTGCATTTGGCCGTTATTCCGAGGTAATAGAGCAAATCAATAAACAGGAACAGAACACAGAACTTCTGCAGCTAAAAGCCATGGCTTTTGAAGGGCTAAAGCTTTACGATAGCGCAATCACCTGTTATCAAAATCTTTATAGCGCTGATAGTTTATGGGCCTTAAAGGGGTTAGCACGATGCTATGAGAATGCAGGTATTCCAACAAAGGCTATTGAAATGTATAAGATGATTCTTTCGGTTGATTCAACAAATCAACAGCTTAGGTTGAATTACGCATTACTCCTCAAAAAAAGCCTTTATGATAATCAAGCCCTTCAACAATTTAAAACATTGGTTGGTCTAGATTCTACCAATGCAAAGTATTGGGACCTATTAGGTGATCAGTATAAAAAGATGAAATTAAACATTGAAGCAACAACTGCATATTATAATGCCAATAATCTAAATCCAAACGATATTGAAGTTGCAACAAAATACTATAGAATGCTAACGATTAGTAACGTGCCAGCTTCAATTGTTTACGAAATGGTGCTTGAAACCTATCAAAAAGATTCCACCTATTTACCATTACTAATGCTTAAAGGCAAGCTAGAGTCCGACATGAAGAATTATAGCAGCTCATTAAAAACCTTTACTCAAATTACAGCTTTAGGTGATTCTTCCTTCTTTACACTTAAATATTATGGAATGGCATTACATGCCCAAGGTTATTTCTTTGATGCTGAAAGTGTTCTTAAAAAGGCCTATTCATTAGATAGCTCCGATTACCTTCTAAACTTTGTTTATGCAAAAACCTTAACCAATATTGGGGAGAGTGATTTAGCAGTTAATATTTTGGAAAGGACTATTAAAAACCTTTACCCACCTAACGATTTAATTGCAACATTCTACGAGAGTTTAGGTGATGTATTCAAAATGAGAAGTAAATACGATTTAGCTGAAAAAAATTACCTCAAGGCAATGGAGCTGAACAAAAAGAAAGAGCTTGATTGCTTGAGTAAATTGTTGCAGTGTAAATTGAATCAAAAGGATTATATTTCAGCTGATGAAATTGTTAGTAAATACGATAGTATTGCAACGTTAACTTATGCCAACGATAGTGACCAGCTTAGTAGGGCTAAACAAGAAGTGCAGCATTATAAAGAGCGAATAAAGTATGAACAATTTTTTATGGACGAGGATATTAAAAAAGTCTTAAGCGACACATCCAAAAACAAGTTGTTTAATGAAGAATTTTAA
- a CDS encoding Dph6-related ATP pyrophosphatase, with translation MSKMKCIMSWSGGKDSALALYRCLSGNSLNVAGLVTTINQTTQRISMHGVSLKLLKKQAESIGIPLHVITLPDNCTMDDYERIMGDFMVSMKESGVEGVVFGDIFLEDIKRYREKQLAKIGLKPIFPLWGTKSTDIAKEFLANQFKSIVTCVDGELLDSSFVGKHYSSMFITNLPDNVDVCGENGEFHSFVFDGPIFTKPVKFDLGEKIKVEYPNSKGDGVKPFWFIELASK, from the coding sequence ATGAGTAAGATGAAATGTATTATGAGCTGGAGCGGGGGTAAAGACTCCGCTCTTGCTTTATATCGATGCCTGAGTGGCAATAGCTTGAACGTTGCTGGTTTGGTTACAACAATAAATCAAACCACTCAGCGTATATCGATGCATGGTGTTTCGCTAAAACTACTTAAAAAGCAAGCGGAGTCAATTGGTATTCCTCTTCATGTTATAACACTCCCCGATAACTGTACCATGGACGATTATGAGAGAATAATGGGCGATTTTATGGTTTCCATGAAAGAATCCGGGGTTGAAGGTGTTGTGTTTGGCGATATTTTTCTTGAAGATATTAAAAGATATAGAGAGAAACAGCTGGCTAAAATAGGGTTAAAGCCAATCTTTCCACTTTGGGGAACAAAATCGACCGACATTGCAAAGGAGTTCTTGGCAAACCAGTTTAAATCTATTGTAACCTGTGTTGATGGTGAATTGCTTGATAGTTCTTTTGTAGGGAAACATTACTCCTCAATGTTTATCACCAACCTTCCAGATAATGTTGATGTCTGTGGAGAAAATGGCGAATTTCACAGCTTTGTGTTTGATGGCCCAATTTTTACCAAACCAGTTAAGTTTGATTTGGGTGAAAAAATAAAGGTAGAATATCCCAACTCTAAGGGTGATGGGGTAAAACCGTTTTGGTTTATTGAGCTAGCTAGTAAATAA
- a CDS encoding YciI family protein produces the protein MKHFIFFLTGIVLLFGKLSAQNARYDSTLAKRLSADDYGMRIYTFVLLKSGKVNNLSKELTDSIFRGHMDNINQLEKEGQLIIAGPFGKNEYGYRGLFVINETDISKVKEMLNADPAISSGVLDAEIINWYGSAAIPIYLDFHSKIWKEMP, from the coding sequence ATGAAACATTTTATATTTTTTTTAACTGGAATCGTGTTGCTATTTGGCAAATTAAGTGCACAAAATGCTAGATACGACTCGACTCTTGCTAAAAGACTTTCTGCCGACGATTATGGAATGCGGATATACACTTTTGTTCTGCTAAAATCTGGAAAAGTAAATAACCTTTCGAAAGAATTAACCGACAGCATTTTTCGCGGTCACATGGATAATATAAACCAGCTCGAAAAGGAAGGTCAACTTATTATTGCAGGACCGTTTGGAAAAAACGAATACGGTTATCGTGGACTCTTCGTAATTAACGAAACAGATATAAGTAAAGTAAAAGAGATGCTAAATGCCGATCCCGCGATTAGTTCTGGTGTACTCGATGCTGAAATAATTAACTGGTATGGTTCAGCAGCAATCCCAATTTACTTAGATTTTCACAGTAAGATATGGAAGGAAATGCCATAA
- the sfsA gene encoding DNA/RNA nuclease SfsA: MIFPEPLIHGRLVKRYKRFLADIILDDGQQVTAHCTNSGSMKSCLEDNAEVYISRSPNPNRKLPYTWEMIKINGDWVGINTSHPNKIAFDILQSQWIKVLPAFQHLKREVKYDDSRFDVYGESNGQKWFFEVKNVTLKDGNTARFPDAVTTRGQKHLQTLVKAKSNGYQVAMIYIIQRTDVEAFAPAWDIDPVYSNELVKAINAGVNIFPIQVKVTPTSIEPIKILHLDL, from the coding sequence ATGATATTTCCTGAGCCTTTAATACATGGTAGACTAGTAAAACGTTACAAACGATTTTTAGCTGATATTATTCTTGATGACGGACAACAGGTTACAGCTCATTGCACAAACTCAGGATCAATGAAAAGTTGTTTGGAGGATAATGCCGAAGTCTACATAAGCCGCAGTCCCAACCCAAACCGTAAGCTCCCATATACCTGGGAGATGATAAAAATAAATGGCGATTGGGTTGGAATTAATACATCGCATCCAAATAAAATCGCCTTTGATATATTACAATCCCAATGGATAAAAGTGTTACCTGCATTTCAGCATCTCAAAAGAGAAGTAAAATACGACGATAGCCGTTTTGACGTTTATGGTGAGAGTAATGGCCAAAAGTGGTTTTTTGAAGTAAAAAACGTAACCTTAAAGGATGGCAATACTGCGCGATTCCCAGATGCAGTAACAACACGTGGACAAAAGCATCTTCAAACTCTTGTTAAGGCTAAATCAAACGGTTACCAAGTTGCAATGATTTACATAATTCAACGAACCGACGTTGAAGCATTTGCACCTGCATGGGACATCGATCCTGTATACTCAAACGAACTTGTAAAAGCAATTAATGCAGGGGTAAACATTTTCCCCATTCAGGTTAAGGTTACCCCTACAAGCATTGAACCAATAAAGATTTTACACCTAGATCTTTAA